A single Carnobacterium alterfunditum DSM 5972 DNA region contains:
- a CDS encoding glycosyltransferase, which yields MQQDPLVSVIVPVYNVDRYIDECLDSIVKQTYQELQIIIIDDGSTDESNQKVRPYLSDSRVQLIEQVNTGLSGARNTGLRAACGKYVLFVDSDDYLALTAIGNLVDLMKKNHTDLIRFNGRAFLDGLNEPIKQNNYDFSHRLQEGVKYTDDRFEVNSRTFASPVYLYMVKREVIEQNNLSFYEGILHEDELFTTQVFLNSRSMIYANAFYYNRRYRENSIMTDQSQERLKQTFESYLIIFKELEKMYLNKIYSKEQKKLIKRQILSIYSGLKNSNVNKIEKENKIKDLKGITITDKAYLSIKKIIGKLSV from the coding sequence ATGCAGCAAGACCCTTTAGTGTCAGTGATCGTACCTGTTTACAATGTTGACAGGTATATCGACGAGTGTTTAGATTCGATTGTAAAACAAACTTACCAAGAACTGCAGATCATCATAATTGATGACGGAAGTACCGATGAAAGTAATCAAAAAGTGAGACCATATCTGTCCGACAGTAGAGTTCAGCTAATTGAACAAGTAAATACAGGTCTTTCAGGAGCACGAAACACAGGGCTAAGAGCAGCATGTGGGAAGTATGTGCTATTTGTTGATTCAGATGATTATTTAGCTTTAACGGCAATCGGAAATCTGGTTGATTTAATGAAAAAAAATCATACAGATCTTATCCGCTTTAACGGCAGAGCCTTTTTAGACGGACTAAATGAACCAATCAAACAAAATAACTATGATTTCAGTCATCGGCTGCAAGAAGGCGTAAAGTATACCGATGACCGTTTCGAAGTAAATAGCCGGACATTTGCTTCACCGGTATATTTATATATGGTGAAAAGAGAAGTCATTGAACAAAATAATCTGTCTTTCTATGAAGGCATCTTGCATGAAGATGAACTGTTTACCACGCAAGTTTTTTTAAATAGTCGCTCAATGATTTATGCAAATGCTTTTTACTACAATAGAAGATACCGTGAAAATTCGATTATGACGGATCAAAGCCAAGAAAGATTAAAACAAACGTTTGAGTCTTATCTGATTATTTTTAAAGAATTAGAAAAAATGTACCTGAATAAAATTTATTCTAAAGAACAAAAAAAATTGATCAAAAGACAAATTCTATCGATTTATTCAGGGTTGAAAAATAGCAATGTCAACAAAATTGAAAAAGAAAATAAAATAAAAGATTTAAAGGGCATTACTATAACAGATAAAGCTTATCTTTCTATAAAAAAAATCATCGGTAAATTATCTGTTTAA
- the wecB gene encoding non-hydrolyzing UDP-N-acetylglucosamine 2-epimerase has protein sequence MKKIKVLTIFGTRPEAIKMAPVVKELNKQSNRFESIVAVTAQHREMLDQVLQTFNIVPDYDLDIMKKNQTLSEITSNVLMGLDKIMKEAKPDIVLVHGDTTTTFAASISAYYNQIKVGHVEAGLRTWDKYSPFPEEVNRQLTDVIADIYFAPTSESKLNLLKENHPEEKIFITGNTAIDALKETIKTDYHHTVLENIDPESKLVLITMHRRENQGEPMERVFKAIRQVVDQHEDVEIIYPVHLNPIVQKMAEKVLGNHPRIHLIAPLEVIDFHNLAAKSYMIMTDSGGVQEEAPSLGVPVLVLRDTTERPEGVTAGTLKLVGTQTETIIKEMTNLLVNKEAHKKMAEANNPYGDGMASKRILNAIAYVLGYEKEELKDFVNETVIETERE, from the coding sequence ATGAAAAAAATAAAAGTACTGACAATTTTTGGTACGAGGCCAGAAGCTATAAAAATGGCTCCTGTGGTAAAAGAACTCAATAAACAATCGAATCGATTTGAATCTATCGTAGCAGTTACAGCTCAACATCGTGAAATGTTAGATCAAGTATTACAGACGTTCAATATTGTTCCTGATTATGATTTAGATATCATGAAAAAAAATCAAACATTATCTGAAATCACATCAAATGTTTTGATGGGTTTAGATAAAATCATGAAAGAAGCTAAACCAGATATAGTGTTAGTTCATGGCGATACAACTACTACCTTTGCGGCAAGTATTTCTGCTTACTATAATCAAATTAAAGTAGGTCATGTTGAAGCAGGGCTGCGCACGTGGGATAAATATTCTCCTTTCCCTGAAGAAGTGAATCGTCAATTGACAGATGTCATCGCAGATATCTATTTTGCACCGACAAGTGAAAGTAAACTGAATTTACTAAAAGAAAATCACCCTGAAGAAAAAATATTCATTACTGGAAATACAGCAATCGATGCTCTTAAAGAGACAATTAAAACGGATTATCATCATACCGTTCTTGAAAATATCGATCCTGAAAGTAAACTTGTTTTAATAACCATGCATCGCCGTGAAAATCAAGGCGAACCAATGGAGCGAGTCTTTAAAGCGATACGACAAGTTGTCGATCAACATGAAGATGTTGAAATCATTTATCCCGTTCACTTAAACCCGATCGTTCAAAAGATGGCTGAAAAAGTTTTAGGGAATCACCCTAGAATCCATTTGATTGCTCCGCTTGAAGTGATAGATTTTCATAATTTAGCGGCTAAAAGTTATATGATCATGACCGATTCTGGTGGTGTCCAAGAAGAAGCCCCTTCTCTAGGAGTACCTGTTCTAGTGCTTAGAGATACGACTGAAAGACCAGAAGGAGTAACGGCAGGCACCCTTAAATTAGTCGGCACCCAAACTGAAACGATTATAAAAGAGATGACTAATTTATTAGTAAATAAAGAAGCACATAAAAAAATGGCTGAAGCTAATAATCCTTATGGCGATGGAATGGCGAGTAAAAGAATTTTAAACGCTATTGCTTATGTATTAGGGTATGAAAAAGAGGAACTAAAAGATTTTGTTAATGAGACTGTAATTGAAACAGAAAGAGAGTAG